Proteins from a genomic interval of Ictalurus furcatus strain D&B chromosome 2, Billie_1.0, whole genome shotgun sequence:
- the LOC128617517 gene encoding polyadenylate-binding protein 1-A-like — MFHPELLMGRPMRVMWSQRDSSLRNSSIGNLFIKNLDNLMNTLALFDTFSFFGKVLSCKVVGDEKRSKEYGYVHFESAEAADLAMKRLNGKLLNGRKVFIEYFKSPEEREAEAGCWGRKKKEERQAYPAHQKRQRMANMQSDWLCHMS; from the exons ATGTTTCATCCTGAGCTCCTTATGGGACGGCCCATGCGCGTCATGTGGTCTCAGAGGGATTCATCCTTGAGGAACTCGAGCATCGGAAACCTGTTCATCAAGAACTTGGACAACTTGATGAATACCTTGGCCCTTTTTGACACATTCTCATTCTTTGGGAAGGTCCTGTCTTGCAAG GTTGTAGGTGATGAGAAGAGGTCTAAAGAGTATGGCTACGTCCATTTTGAGTCTGCAGAGGCAGCGGATTTGGCAATGAAGAGGCTCAATGGCAAACTATTGAACGGCCGTAAGGT CTTCATTGAATACTTTAAGTCCCCTGAGGAGCGCGAGGCCGAGGCGGGCTGCTGGGgcaggaagaagaaagaggaacGTCAGGCTTACCCTGCCCATCAGAAGAGGCAGAGGATGGCGAACATGCAG TCTGATTGGCTGTGTCACATGTCCTGA